A single region of the Armatimonadota bacterium genome encodes:
- the rimI gene encoding ribosomal protein S18-alanine N-acetyltransferase, with translation MRADHLDQVIAIERLSYSSPWTRGAFAAELSNAAAFYLIATLDDALIGYGGSWSVIDETHITTVAVHPDFRGNRYGEAILHAMLDAGKRHGMERATLEVRASNQAAIALYQKYGFVDVGARPNYYKDPVEDGLIMWLEGLASPRYELRLKELRKGLNYVAPWD, from the coding sequence ATGAGAGCCGATCACTTGGATCAGGTGATCGCTATCGAGCGTCTCAGCTATTCTTCGCCTTGGACAAGAGGCGCGTTTGCGGCCGAACTATCCAACGCGGCAGCCTTCTACTTAATCGCGACACTGGACGATGCGTTGATCGGTTATGGCGGTTCTTGGTCGGTAATCGATGAAACCCATATCACTACAGTCGCCGTTCACCCAGATTTTCGGGGCAACCGGTATGGCGAAGCGATCCTGCACGCCATGCTGGACGCAGGAAAGAGGCATGGGATGGAGCGAGCGACCTTAGAGGTTCGCGCCAGCAATCAAGCGGCTATCGCCCTTTACCAAAAGTACGGGTTCGTGGACGTTGGAGCGCGACCAAACTACTATAAGGACCCCGTCGAGGACGGTCTTATCATGTGGCTGGAGGGGCTTGCGTCGCCTCGCTACGAGCTTCGATTGAAGGAACTGCGCAAGGGGCTTAATTATGTTGCTCCTTGGGATTGA